The stretch of DNA TATAATTAATCCCTAATTTCCTCCCCCTTCCCCCTCAACACTCCCAAGTTTCCATATTATTTAGCGTCCAGCAATCTGCCATCCTCCTCTCCCTTGCAGCCTTCGCTATATATATTTCTCTTTCCCCCTCGGAGatttcccctcccctctcccctctacATACACAAGACgccagaagcagcagcagcagcgatcAAGCCACAGCCGAAGCAAAAGCAGCCATGGCAATGGAACCACTCCCTCTCTTCATGGGGGACGGCACGGACGCCGCGCTCTTCTCCGCCTTCTGGTCCTCCTTCCCGGACGATCTGCAGCAGCCCCCGCAAGAGGTAAATTTAGCCAATCTCTTTCTCCCCCAACCGAATCGAACTCGATTATTGATTTGCTTCTCCCATTCGCGCCTTCCTCCTGCTCCGAACCACAACTCCctctgctcccgccgccgctgcatTTTTCTTCTTGGCTGGCCGCCACGGCAGGGGAGGCGGCAATGGCCTCCGCCGTGTGCGCTGTTGCGGGCCCCCGCACGGGATCTCCCTGCCCGCGTGACATTTACTACCGTGGTCAAGGGGGGTTAGGCAGCCAGCGAATTAGAGAGGGTTCCATCCAGACGCCTTGACACTTCTCTAGCGTGGTGGAAttcttctccctcccctccctaaTCTCAAGGTCCTGCATGTTCGGCTTGCCTCGTGGAAAATTTAACTTCGCTACTAGACGTGTCTTCAGACTTCTCCTTCCGTTTGGTCCGGTTTGGTTCACATTTCTTTTCAACCAGAAAGCTTGCCACTGTAGCGAGATGCTGTTCAATGATGGTGCTGTTCTGTAATGCCCCCCCcctttttttcctttcccttttcgaTGTATGTCCAATTGTCTTTGATGAAGAAAAAGCTTTGGTTTTTGGAGGAGCCCAGCATGGGCTCCCAGGTTCCAACTGACATGAGTAGTAGTGGTTGTATGATGCAATCATTTGCAGGAATCCAAATCATTTGCCCTCTAGATCGTGCTGCCATGTCCCTGTCCAGCCATCACCTTGTGTCTCGCGACCGTTCTTGCATCCAGCCGTACAGTAAAATTAACCAGATTATCGTTAGTGATAGTATCAGTTTTAATTCTGAATTTCTGATactgttttttttttgcatccCAACTTTTTCTGCACCGGTGATTCTTGAATCTTGCACACATCAAcaggaagaaagaaaaaggagaactAATCATCTTTGATTTCTTGCTGATGCCGCAGAGCGTGGCGGAGCTGAAGCAGAGCCTGGTGGCCACCACgctggagctggaggcggccaAGGAGGAGCTCAAGAAGAAGGAACAGAGCATCGCCAAGCTCGCCGACCTCGTCCGCCAGGTGGCCAAGGAGCGCGATGACGCGCGCGACCAGCTGCAGCAACTCCGCctactcgccgccgccgcgccggcccccgccgccccgccgcagcCGCTCGTCACGTCCAGCGTCACCGACTCCGACTGCAGCCTCGTCTCCTCCCCCGTCGACCCCTTCTTCGACCCCGTCACCTCCGCCGACAGGCGCTGCAAGCACAgccccgccacgccgccgcccccgtcgGCTGCCGCCAAGCAGCAGTGCCAACCCGGCCCCAACGTCGTCGGGTCGGCTGCCGACGCCGTGCTCGATATGCTCGCCAGCAAGAGGACGCTGCCGCAGAAGGGGCGCCTCCTGGCAGCCGTCATGGAGGCCGGGCCGCTGCTGCAGAACCTGCTCGTCGCCGGGCAGCTCCCGCGGTGGCGCAACCCGCCCACGGTGCACGCCCCGGACACGCTGCCCctcggcgcccgcgccggcTACGTCAGTGCGCCCATGGCTGCTGGCGGCGCCAACGCCGTGGCGGCCGCCACGACGCTGGGCTACGCCGGCTCCAACGCCTGCATGAAGCGGCCAATGATGACGGCGATGCCCATGCTGCCGCTGACGCCCATGGCCGCCGGCAACAGCTCGTCGGGGTTCATCGCCAAGCGGCAGAGGCTGCATTGACCGCAACCCAGCTGCGCGGTGGTTGTACGCCTGATTGCCTATGGGTGGGTCCACTTGTCAGCGACAGGGGATTCACCATTCTCCATTGATTGTTCAGCAAAACGTTTCAACAAGTAATGGTGGTTTAGCTGCTAACTGCATAGTAGTGTTATGAGTCATAGAAGTAACTTACTAGAAGTATAGTCAGGTGCTTATGATAATGTGAATAGCAGGGTTTCACAGTTCCTTCTGCTGCTGCTTTTTTGTTTTCTCTTCCATTTTTGAGCATTTGAGTGTCTTAGAATGAGGCTGTTCTGTTAATAGCTTGACATGGGAGTATCAGAGCCAACTTCTCTTGCTTTGTGGTGAGGATCTTGGTTCTTCTGATTCCATGTCACAGCCCATGGCTTGGCTTTGGAGTTGCAATTTACCTATATATCCTTCAGCGGAGAGCTGCTTCTTGATATGTTCTCTGCACATCAATATATGCTACAATATCTTTTGGTGTCAAAATGTCCAGATATGACTTTTAACTTGTTCAATGTTTGAGATAAACAAGCAATTAGTCTAGGTGAAAAACTGGACAGTAGCATCTTCAGAGTTCCCTGTCAGACTTGACGGAAAAACTTAATTATGCCTTGTTCATCAGACTAGCAATGTCACAGACTCGCAGTACGTGCCAAAGTTTGGCTGGAGTATTCCGTCCATTAGCAAAAGAATATTCTAAGCAGAGGAAACAAGTGTTTATCCTTTGCTAATGTTTGTCCTCGAGACACGAAACTTGTTCTCGTCCCGTTACTTTATTTATTATGTAATTGGGCAGAACATGGGTGACGAACCTGCGCCGAATTTAGGAGGCGTTGAGCGGCTAAATGCATTGCATATCCCAACACCACCTTTTCAACACTAAGAACACCCTCCAAGGAACCCACACTTCTTGACTGTGCCAATTCTTTTTTCGAGAGCCACCTCTACTAACTGCTCTCTTAGATTACTAGTATAGTTCTTAATCTTGGTCGATTAGCCTGGTAGGTCTCACATGAGCAGATAGAGAAGGGGGTTCTTGCTTCCTACTCATCATGACCAAATGCAAGTAAACTCTTGAGAGTATACTATGACAAATTTCATCCAACGTGACTGCACTACAGAACAGAATGCCGATATCTTCACAGAGCACATACAGTACACGAACGGAGAAGCAATAGCTCATTCACAAAATACCTGGAATTGGGAGTGCAGTGCACTGCAAACAAGTAGCATACTGCAAGCTCCAGAATTTTTCTTCTTCCCTGAAACTTGAAATGAGAAAAGCATATTCCATTTCACTAGAGGCAAACTTAACTGATTTGCTTCAGTACATAGATCATGAGCCTTTTCATATGAAAAGCAATATGAACATAGAAGGAATCTACTTACAAGTTATTATGTCGCCACTAAATGCTACTTTCTTCAGTAACCTTTAAAAGAGTCTCCTATGTAATGATCTGCATGCCTGCAGCATCTGAAGAACAATCATGGCAAAGCAACATCAGCAAGAGCATGCTGCTCCCTGTGACTGTGAGTAGAGACTGAGTAGAGTGTAAAAATAACTGTTGCTTGTATTGGTTAGATATTTGCATCAATTCTATTGCCATTTTCACTGTGTTGGGGATCCCCACCCAAGAGGAGGCGTCGCCGAAGGTTATGCCCAAGGTTTCGAGTAACCTTCGGGCAGTACAAAAGGCACCTTGATTTGATTTGCAGGACTAACCCTCTCAGTGATGCAGTGACGGTCGATTTCAGTGATAGTTGAAGGTTTGCTTCTAGCCGAACGAGCAAAGGTTACACCGTGACTTTTGTGTTAGGATGAACCACTCGCCTGGGGTCATGATCAGCACATCGGGGTTAAGACCAACCTCCGACGATGACAAAGGAGTCGGTTGTACAATCTTCGACAACGCCAAGACCTCAGGCGGAGGATCGAAGGTTGCTCGGATCTTTCGCCATCACATGTGTAGCGTGATCACCCTGTAGTGAACAATTTATATACGCCAACATCCGGAAATGACTCAGGAACCGAAATAATATTCCGGGTAGGTAGGGGCGTAACTGGAACTATGTAACGAAGGTAGGAGGTATAAATACCCTCGCTTTTATTATAACTGGGATGATTTTTTAAGATCTTGAGAGTGCATATAAGATTATTCCGTTAAGTCAGAGTACCATTTTCTACTTTTCTATTTGGAAAAATATCATTCGGATTCCAACGCACTGGTCTCGCAGGCACGAGACCAAGTTGGaagaagcaaaaaaaaaaaagaattgtGGAGCTAGTCTACGTGAAGCACCCCTCTGTTCCAGAGTATGTGAATGGCTAACCGACCAAGCTTGTGAGTTTCGAGGTGACTAGTTGCTAAACAGAAAACTTTCATCAAAACCAGCTGGTGCAACTGCATATTTACACTAATGTAGCATGTAAAACACTATAAGAAACTATTGCTGACTAACTTCACAGACAAAAATGGTGCATGCTATTTCTAGCAGCGTTGGCAATTTTGGAGGGCAAGTAGAAAAATGATGAAGAGTTGGTCCATACAAAGAAAGAGGCAATGCGTTTCCTTCCTGTTCGGTATTGAATGTACcggttttatttttcttttaaaaGATGCACGGACGGAAGAATGTTTGCTGCAGTAGTGATGGTGACAGCACCAACTAGAACAGATAGTAGTACAGCAGCATAAGTAATTCAGCATCGTTAAATCTGAATATGATGGTATGCACTGACAAAAATAAGTGTTTGTGTATATACAGTCCCAATACCCATATACTGACAGTTCACCACTATTCATGTCAGAACGTAAATATTGAGACTCCATGTTTACTGAAGCATTCAGTGTAGCCAGGTGATGCGGATTGAAGGAATGTATCACTGTAAAAATTGTCACAAGTAAATGCTCCTGGAAAGAAATATCTAAACTTTCTCAAGTGCATtcatttttaatttttttaatgaTCAACGTATCCCCACCTGAATTGTATTAAAACGGTATGGCAGATTACAGATCAACGACCCCAATTTTTAGGGGAAACGGGGCAAAATCCTACACCGCTCAGTTAATATAATGGTCAAAAAGGTCATTTGTGGTCTTCGAACTACTGCTGGTTTGTAAACACTTCAGTTCCACCTAAGTTAAACAGCATTTTAAACAATTGCATGGTGAATCTCGCCTAGAACCATTGAGGTGACAGAAGGGATATGAGCCTGTAGTAAGTGACAGATAAGTATGGTCGTTCCTGTCAGAGAAAAGAAATCATTTTAACTTTGCAACCTTCAAATCCCTATTTTAACTAGAGACTGCATGATACTAACGAATGGCGTGACTGCCACTAAAATACACTACGTAAATTTTGGAGAAATCAAACTAGCAACAGAAGCATTTGTAAAATGCACATATGCTACTCTGACAATGCACAGAACAGGAACTGTAAGTCTGTAACGCCTGATGAttataatattatatttttggCAATCATGTATACTGTGTCTGTATGTAGTAGGACTCAAAACGTACTAAAGAGAACAGGAA from Panicum hallii strain FIL2 chromosome 3, PHallii_v3.1, whole genome shotgun sequence encodes:
- the LOC112886575 gene encoding uncharacterized protein LOC112886575 isoform X1, which codes for MYVQLSLMKKKLWFLEEPSMGSQVPTDMSSSGCMMQSFAGIQIICPLDRAAMSLSSHHLVSRDRSCIQPYSKINQIISVAELKQSLVATTLELEAAKEELKKKEQSIAKLADLVRQVAKERDDARDQLQQLRLLAAAAPAPAAPPQPLVTSSVTDSDCSLVSSPVDPFFDPVTSADRRCKHSPATPPPPSAAAKQQCQPGPNVVGSAADAVLDMLASKRTLPQKGRLLAAVMEAGPLLQNLLVAGQLPRWRNPPTVHAPDTLPLGARAGYVSAPMAAGGANAVAAATTLGYAGSNACMKRPMMTAMPMLPLTPMAAGNSSSGFIAKRQRLH
- the LOC112886575 gene encoding uncharacterized protein LOC112886575 isoform X2, with the protein product MAMEPLPLFMGDGTDAALFSAFWSSFPDDLQQPPQESVAELKQSLVATTLELEAAKEELKKKEQSIAKLADLVRQVAKERDDARDQLQQLRLLAAAAPAPAAPPQPLVTSSVTDSDCSLVSSPVDPFFDPVTSADRRCKHSPATPPPPSAAAKQQCQPGPNVVGSAADAVLDMLASKRTLPQKGRLLAAVMEAGPLLQNLLVAGQLPRWRNPPTVHAPDTLPLGARAGYVSAPMAAGGANAVAAATTLGYAGSNACMKRPMMTAMPMLPLTPMAAGNSSSGFIAKRQRLH